A segment of the Lycium ferocissimum isolate CSIRO_LF1 chromosome 5, AGI_CSIRO_Lferr_CH_V1, whole genome shotgun sequence genome:
CGGAAGTAGTCACATCTGCCCCTACCTTTGCTGAAATCGCTGACAAAGTTTACCACATTCTCCATGGTCACCTCCTCTTTCTACCTGCCTTttcaaatttacttttttttcagTGTGTCTTCgttatggaggaaaatattttccggaaaatgtgtttctaattttctcatgttcggttggtcaaattcaagttccttaaaaatgaggaaaaaataaCTTCCCTAATGTAAGCAAGAAAAACAACCACTAACCatccgaacatgagaaaataagtaagaagttCACTAATTttcaaggaaaacattttcctctaTACCGAACACGGAACACACCCTGAGTGTTTTTGAGTTGTATTTCGATTAGATGAGTTTTGGATGACTTATTTGCAAAGGGGTTGATGTGCTTGTTATGTGGTTTGTGCAGGGAGGATATGGGCAGGCCACAATATACTGAAATTTGATTGTCACAGGATTCGGGAAGCATTTGCTGGGATTAATAGGCCAGCACCAGAGCCCAAAGGAATTATTGATACATTGGCCTTATTAACTCAGAGATTTGGAAGGAGAGCTGGTGACATGAAGGTAAAGAAATATTCCAAGCAGGCAATTTAAGTTACTGGACTCGGATTAATCAATTGATTAATAAATCAATGCGGTTTTCGGTTTATATTACGAGAAAACTCACCGGACCTTTAGTTGCTTACCAAAATCATATGGATGTGGTTTTAATCTCACTCTTTAACATTGTAGGATGTAAACATTAGACTTGGTATAAGAGTTTGTTCCAATGGTTATCGACATCTTTTCTCTATTGAAGCCACTGAATAATGAAGGAGaggataattaaaaaaaactgtTTTACAAATATCAAATATGAGCTTATATTAGGCTAATAAATTGCATATTTTTGTGAAGCATGTCATCTAGGAGCATATACTTTCTTTCGTTAGTTTGGGATTTTCTTTTCGAACTTAATTGTGATAATTTCCATCCTCTCAAAGCTCACTTTTTTATTTGGTTAGTAAAATGGATTAATGTAATGCTGCTCTATTTCTCTATACTCTGTTTTGCTCTTACTAGGAAGTAAAGAACAAAGAACAAATTGGAAAGAAATTATATCACTAAATACCAGATATTGTTTAAGAGAAGCAGGAgtattcagtttttttttcctttttctgtcTTCTTTTTGCAGTtctatgaaaataataatactaCTAATTTTTTTGTGATACATGCTTTACACTGCATATTGGACATTTTACACTTGGAGTTTAGGCGATTTGGGTTCAATGGGAGAGGTTGCGGAAGTTTTGGGTACCAGGGGCGGATTTAGCTTAGTATATGGGGAACCCCCATGTATTTGTTCGGATCCTGTATTTGTATTGAAAATTTCagtaaatatatatcaaatacgACTTGGGAACCCACAAGCATAACCATtctctatatattttttaatttgatatggATTGGAACCCACAAGCatcaaatcctgaatccgcctctgTTGGGTACTGTACTGGACAAGAAATCTGAAGTACAAGTGAAGCATTCTTACGGTCAAATGTTGACTGCTGATtggctttttctttttaatttcattttccaGATGGCCTCTATTGCTACTTATTTTGGACTTGGACGGCAAACACATAGGTAAAGagttttttttgtgtgtgttttagCCCTTTGTTGAAAATCAAGTTTCAGTTATTCTATTTTTGTAACTTAAGCTTAATGTTCTTTGGTCCTCTTGTTTACCTTAATTAAATTGTGGGTTGCACAACATGGGATAGGGTTATTTCCTTCTTTGTAACTTCTCAGTGTGCTAGTTCTTGCTCAATATACTACAATAAGCAACATAGAATATGTTAATACCGTTTGCTTCAtaacttctttttcttgtgtTCCTCAATTTTGTTTTGTAAGTTAGGTTGCCTTGTTTCTAGCATCCTTCTTTATGAACCCTGCTGAAGCAGGGGATTGAGAGGGTCACTCTTGTTATTCTAACAGATTTAGTTATTTAACTATCACAAAAACCAAGAAATGTACTGCTGTAGGAAATGTAATGTGCTGTTCATTTGATACTTTCAATGCTTCTTTTCTGTGCAATTGCAAGTTCGTACTTTCTTTTCCGTGGAATTGCAAGTTCTTACTCTTTCAATTGATATTGAGTTTGCAAATATTCCTTGTGATTATTTTCAGGAGTTTGGATGATGTCCGAATGAATCTTGAAGTGCTGAAGTACTGTGGAACTGTCTTGCTTTTGGTAAGCTAGTCATCCATCACAGCTACTTTTCTGTTTGTTTGTTTGCTCGTAAGTATTAACTTATTCGTGAATGTTAGCATCACTTGTGAAGTTAAGTTCTTCTcatattatttcctttttgtgtCTTTTGCCAGCCATATAGGGTGGAATATATCTAAACTATATGCATTGCACTACAATATTATTCTTCCATGGTTCCTTTCCAATTTTTGCCAACCTAGGAACTCCAGATGATAGTGGTAATGTTATGATCAGTCAAAAGCTATGTTGCATAGCATGGGCTCCTCCTTGTTTTTGTTTGTTGCTAAACACCTGAAAGACTACAGTGATGAGAATAATCCATAGATGCAATGGATTTTTGTACTTACCACTTTTAATTACCTCATCCTTGCATAATCCCTCATCTGCTCCACCTCCCCTACTCCACACACTCCTAGCcagaaaaagagaaggaagtGGACAAAGGATATAAATGTGATACTTGAAGCTCTGGTATTTGCAGCTATCAAAGTACTGATCCATTTTACTCTGATTTCTTGTTCTTTCAAAAAACTAGGTGGCTTTAACTAAAggcaagaaaacaaaaagagttCTTTCCTTTTGCCTAAACAGAGGCGTGAGTTGGCTTCTATACTGACTATTGGCACAGGCTAGAGTTTGATGACAAGGATACATATGGATGAGAACTCGCTGTCTCACAATTTTTGGCTGGTTTGACACTTCGCGTGTTGATATATTGTCAGAGTAAAGGGTGACACTCCTGAGCCCCTAATCATGACCCTTAGGCTGGACGGACTGACCAAAATTATGACTCACCATAAGTTTATAATATAGTGAAGCTCTGCAAGTAATTAAGTTGAGCCAAAAATTATCTGAGTTTTAATCTAGTGTCCCGGACTGGATTCTACTGTATTCTCATTCCTGTTGGTTCTGGTACTGCCATCGGTCTGCCGCTGCTTAGCTCGCCCTTAATGGATGCATTTATGTGGATCTTATATTGTCATTCGATGAACTCAGGATTGGTATTATTTGCTTTCTTAACTTCTGTTTGGGCTGAACAGAGTAATGAATTATGGTTGTGCTGCAGGAATCCAGCCTGCCAGACATATTTACGGAGAATAGTTGGGTGTCTCCTAATGCTACTACAAGAAGCCGTAGTAATTGGAAAGCTTCTCCAGAGAAAACGGGCTTCAGTGCAGATACACCCTCATCGAGCGTCAAGATGGACAGTCATGTTGAATCTACAGCACAAATCGTCCCTTTTAACATGGACGAAGTGGAAGAATCCCTTCGGTCAGATGTCCAGGAAGATGAATCTGGTTCATATTCTCCAGAATCGTCCACAACTGCAACTGAGAGTTTCATTGGCTGCACTGACTTCTTAGAACCAAATGAAATCTCCATACCTTCGATCTCTGTAAGTCTTACCCCTTTTTATCGTGGGTCTCAGAAGATACAAGTATTTCATGACTATGGTGAACTACAAGTTTGTTGTAGACGAATGAAGGTGCGGTTTGGTGTTAGTAAAAAGTATGTTAACAAGGTGAGTTTAGTGGTTGATGCATCACCGGGCCTGTGCCAAATCTTGGATGCAGTTGATCATCTTGCTCAAAAGCTATctgtggactcaggtagcagctCAGAGTGGAGGCCTGTGGTAACTAGAAAGCCTGGATTTATGAACTATCCTACTGTCCGTTTAAAGTAAgtttatatctttctttttcttgctccTCCTACAAATGACTATGCTTAGTTCTCCGTTTCTCAAGACCAGGAAAAGTTATGCTTATGCTTGccattttctttcatgttaaaattttatttatcccTTCTCACCTCAGGCTTTCTAATGTTAGAGGTGTGGATACATGTCAAAGACAAATTATGTGCCCTTATCTATCAGATTTTCTATCCTTAGTCACTACATGAGTTACTTACAAGGTTTTTTGTTCATGGTTAGCCCAAGTTTCTTATTAAAAGTTAGGACACAAGAGTTGTGAAATACATCAGATAAAGTGGTGTGATATTTTACATCCTCTGTGTTAATCCTGCTCCATTTACCGGAGCAAGGAGCCTCTTTTCACTGATGATGGTCTTCTTGTGCTATAAGCTAACTTCTAACATGTGTAAACATGCAGTTTACCAACTGTTATAGATGGTAATATTTCCCGCTGGACCACAGAGATATACCAGAAAGAATCTTCCACAACACAAAAGCTCGTCTTTAGTAGATTTGATGTGGAAGAACTGGAATCCTTGATAACTCCGGGAACGTTCGTGGATGCTTACTTCTCAGTGGATTCATATGACGTCCAGCAGAATGCTGGCATCCGCTTAGTCGCAAACAAGTTGATTGTGGATTCAACCTGATAGATCAGGTCCCAGATTGACTTGTATGACTTAAGCTTATGGGAACTTGGACTATATATGAGATTGACTTGAGTTAGAAAGTCGCTGTAATTATCTCTCTTGTACCATGAATTGAAAAATGAAAGGTTTGTCCTACTTTGGctttggaaatgatttttggtTTGCTTCTATATATAGAAGCAAACAACGTTTACAACTCATTAACTCCTCTTAAGGAAGATAAATATTTCCTAATCAGTAACTTTTGTCTTAGCGCATGGCACTTGAAAGGTCTGCCTGTGGGCAGCAGATGATGTgtcaattactccctccgtcccaaaatgaGTGTTACTTTagcaaaaaagaattatccgaAAATAAGTCACCTTAGAAATTCAAAACTAAAATTGGTAAGTGTTTCCAACTATGTCATTAGCATTAAAAGTAATCCTCTTTAATATTGCTTAATTCtcaaaaaaatctaataaataaggatagtttagtaaacttcacattgtatttattgatctTTTAATAggagtggacacttattttgggcggagggagtataatatactaataaatcATACACTTGGTACCTTGactcagtggcggagccacttATGCCCAAGGGTGGTCACCTGCACACCCTTGGCTGGAAAATAGTACTAGTATATGGATTAGATATTATAATTAACtggatataaattaaattttgaacatTCTTAAAATAATTGAGATAGATAGCTTAGAGGTAAGGGTGTTGATTTCACCTAAAAATCACGGTGTAAAACTTGCGTCAAACAACCtgtcatcttcttctttaaaaaaaacatacaaACAATGTCTCGAGCTACTTGGTTGATTTGTATTTacacttattttctttcatgttcCGACTAAACTTATTTGTATTTGAGTTATGATTTGCATTTGGTTTATTCATATGTTGGTTTGGAGTTACGTTGGACTAATTTGTTGAAACTcgcttcttttcttcttttccttccaatttctgaaaagaagaaaaatgagatCTAATAGCAAGTTAGCTACCACTTATtttgttctcttttcttttttaattgttCGTGACATTTTAATTATCAACtttgttctctttctttctttcctaatTAATTAGTCGTTATCTCTCGCATTTGTAACATTACTCGGAATGCCTTGTTGTTCTCAACTTGTGGGATTACGTACAtttaggtatgttgttgttttgttgttatTTGTCATTTGATCTTGTAATCGCGTAAGAGTTTTCGAGCGATGAAATTTATAAAAGAATAGCTTGCCGAAATCGGATGGACGTAAATTTTTAGGCAGGTGTTCAGtgatgatgttaaaaaaaattgttgcactCGTTCAtcggaaaaaaattatatactcGTCAACATTTGAACAACCTTACCAAAATTTTTCGCTCCGCCACTGCCTTGAGTATACCTGTTCTTCAGttttctaatatttaaaaatctaATCTTGCTCATTCTGGCAAAATTACTAAAGTATTACTTGCGAGTTCAATTATTATCTTATTCTATGCGATGTTCACTACTCGCAACAATTCAAGGCATTTGatcatttaatttttaaacctaGCAAACTGTATTTTCAACCATTAGTTTAACTTAACATCATcttctactactactactactattcaTGTAATACGCCATTCAACATTAATTTAGTAATTATTTCAtgtcaaataaaataatactacactttttcctaatttggaaTACCTTGCATTTTGTCTGTTGCTTTAAATAACAGTGAGTGCCTAACCTAAAATAAGCTTCACCTAGTACTATAATTTATttgaataggaaaaaaaaagtattttaagaGCAATCATGTTTAGAAGACTGAGTTAATCTGCTTTTAATTTGTCATTTGATCGAACTATGCGATCCAATCCAAGTATGCCACAGAATATGTGATCGACTGATCGTTTTGTGACTTTGTCCCCCAAATGGTCACGTGACCCACACGACATCATGTGGTCCTTGCAAGTATGATTATTACAGTTTTGGTCTCTAGTTGCGCTAGTTGACATGTAGAACTTCAAATTGCTGAATTTAAATTGCTTTTTGGTTAGCACTGGAAATGCTTTTCTCAAGAGGCAAAGGCATATTAGCACAAATAATTGCAATGAAAATGAAGGATAAGAAAAGGACATGGTAATTGGTAGGCTCTAGGAAGATACATACTACTGCACTTACTAGGAAGTAGAAACTTATTAGATTAACTAAAAGACAGAAGAGTATGTAGACACAGATAATGATAGATTCAGAAAAGTCATTGTTTAGTCTGGAAAATTCtgtttttatctttatttgtGGTATGTAATTTTCGCCCTGAAATATGATGGGATagataagatttttaaaaattttaaaagatttcgcatttttttgtagaataaaaaaaattctaacaaCATTCCCACTTAATAAGTCGGATCAATGAGCCTCAGTGCGATCGAATACCAAATGATTATATAAAGaagaaaagcaaaattttcTTTACTTGCGTGCCCCATGAATAAACAGACTTATTGAAGaatatagtttgtttggttcCAGAAGGAAGCATCACTGGTCAAGAACACAATTTGAATCCATAATGCTCGAATCTCAGTGAATCGATGACGACTGACGAGTGTTGTCAAGCTGAACCTTTCTTGTGCCTTTACTAAATATGTCTAATGAGATTattcaaaaggaaaagataaagaaacaaagatataagtagtccctttttttttttttttaaatttctcacACGGTGATTGGTATCCGTGTTGGGTGTGCGAAACAATCTACATTGGTAGGCCCccgaaaagaaaaaggagctatttataaggagttggatctcttaatgatgtgagcgCTTTTAGGGGGAACTTAGTgggggcttggcccaaagcagacaatatcacatcatgttaagagtatctttgggtcgttttagcccaacaactggtatcagagccaatggtttAGCGGTTCAACTATGAAGATGGCGGAGTGTGGCGTGGGGCAGGCGCTTAGTGCGCTTTGCCGTCATGGGCGGGTTGGATCtttcttaatgatgtgaggccttttagGGAAAACGTGAGGTAACTGGCTAAAATGgataatatcacatcatgttaagagtatctttgagccgttttagcccaacaatCCGCTTTGCGGCTCTTACTTATTTAGACCATGCCGCATAAGAATTATTAAATGAGAAACATTTTTATCAATTTCTTTTCATTGTCAAAGCTCGAATTGAGAACTTATAATTAAGAACGAAGGAATCATATTCGTCTCAATCTCATCATAACGATGTTGGAATTTATATATGTGGTTCTACGTCTATATTCACATAAGAAAGATAAGATATGTGGCATGTATAAATGGAGAAATCTTTTTGCGCGTATAAAATATTCATGGAAAGAATTAATCTGATGGTTTTAACACACCAAATGGGAACAAGGATAACAGTACCATGCATTAGTAGTCCCCCACAATGTGATAGAATTGTTTAAAGTTGCAATTTACCCCTCGCATATttaaacttaaatttttatggtGGAATCTCTATTACAGGTTGTATGAATTGTAATTTAG
Coding sequences within it:
- the LOC132055699 gene encoding protein NEN1-like, which encodes MMMGDERSEVAFFDIETTVPTRPGQGFAILEFGAILVCPRKLVEQEAYSTLVRPTDLTLISNLSVRCSGINPEVVTSAPTFAEIADKVYHILHGRIWAGHNILKFDCHRIREAFAGINRPAPEPKGIIDTLALLTQRFGRRAGDMKMASIATYFGLGRQTHRSLDDVRMNLEVLKYCGTVLLLESSLPDIFTENSWVSPNATTRSRSNWKASPEKTGFSADTPSSSVKMDSHVESTAQIVPFNMDEVEESLRSDVQEDESGSYSPESSTTATESFIGCTDFLEPNEISIPSISVSLTPFYRGSQKIQVFHDYGELQVCCRRMKVRFGVSKKYVNKVSLVVDASPGLCQILDAVDHLAQKLSVDSGSSSEWRPVVTRKPGFMNYPTVRLNLPTVIDGNISRWTTEIYQKESSTTQKLVFSRFDVEELESLITPGTFVDAYFSVDSYDVQQNAGIRLVANKLIVDST